The following proteins are encoded in a genomic region of Cryptomeria japonica chromosome 11, Sugi_1.0, whole genome shotgun sequence:
- the LOC131065335 gene encoding probable UDP-glucosyl transferase 73B6: MNGGEKRSKPHMAVVPYVGQGHLIPFLELTKLLASQGLIVSYITTPGNIARLQPQVDQEVKSSNSSVDIRLVSLSMPPVEGLPPGIESTETVPLQMSGILMRSSYKLAGQFEQWLEMQMKNAEDETQNFPSSLVCVISDMFTSWVHESAAKFGIPTVVFHTSGAFRFSVQHSLLRHTTHKNVQGDDHEYFQIPNLSFDFKLRNSDLPFDLRDPETNPIQSFVAEEINCSMEGSGLIFNTFCELEPLGIDHFRSLTKRPVWSIGPLLPKKIFDAEGVERGTGDGRGKVADISEAECLQWLDRRSPNSVVFVCFGSFLGLEASQQAFIWAIKRLPEVELPEGFEERTIDRGLVIWGWAPQLLILSHPSTGAFLSHCGWNSTLESISLGVPMITWPMFAEQPFNSKLLVEQMGFAEQIGSHIDDVVDEHVVKRAVIKLLAEEGGKTLRMRAQELRNKAKMAVEKGGTSHVNLYEFVQYVRELHDKWIAACQSNQLRGIMNSMS, from the exons ATGAATGGTGGTGAAAAGAGAAGCAAGCCTCATATGGCAGTCGTTCCCTACGTCGGGCAGGGCCATCTTATTCCTTTTCTGGAGCTCACAAAGCTTCTCGCCTCGCAGGGGCTCATTGTTTCCTACATAACCACACCGGGTAACATTGCACGACTGCAGCCTCAAGTAGACCAGGAGGTCAAGAGTTCGAATTCAAGCGTGGACATACGACTGGTTTCGCTTTCGATGCCTCCTGTCGAAGGCCTGCCTCCGGGAATTGAAAGCACTGAAACTGTTCCACTGCAAATGAGCGGAATTCTCATGAGGTCGTCCTACAAATTGGCTGGACAATTTGAGCAATGGCTGGAGATGCAGATGAAAAATGCAGAGGATGAGACCCAGAATTTCCCATCTTCTCTCGTGTGTGTAATAAGCGATATGTTTACGTCGTGGGTTCATGAATCCGCCGCCAAATTtgggattcccaccgtggttttccacaCCTCGGGAGCATTTCGTTTTTCTGTCCAACACTCGTTGCTGAGGCACACAACGCACAAGAATGTGCAAGGAGATGATCATGAGTATTTCCAGATCCCCAACCTTTCATTCGACTTCAAGCTACGTAATTCGGACCTGCCATTCGACCTGCGCGACCCGGAAACGAATCCCATACAGAGTTTCGTCGCAGAAGAGATCAATTGCAGCATGGAAGGAAGTGGGCTGATTTTCAATACATTTTGCGAGTTGGAGCCACTGGGGATCGATCACTTTAGGAGCTTAACAAAAAGGCCTGTTTGGAGCATTGGTCCTTTACTTCCCAAGAAGATTTTTGATGCAGAGGGGGTCGAACGCGGTACCGGTGATGGCCGAGGAAAGGTTGCAGATATAAGTGAGGCGGAGTGCTTGCAGTGGTTGGATAGGAGAAGCCCTAATTCAGTAGTTTTTGTGTGCTTTGGGAGCTTTCT AGGGCTTGAGGCGAGCCAGCAGGCCTTCATATGGGCTATCAAGCGCCTTCCGGAGGTAGAGCTGCCAGAGGGGTTTGAGGAGCGGACTATCGATAGAGGGCTGGTCATATGGGGTTGGGCGCCGCAGCTCCTGATCCTGTCCCATCCTTCCACTGGCGCGTTTCTAAGTCACTGCGGATGGAACTCAACGCTGGAAAGCATAAGCCTGGGTGTTCCCATGATCACGTGGCCCATGTTTGCAGAGCAACCTTTTAACAGTAAGCTTCTGGTAGAGCAGATGGGCTTTGCAGAACAAATAGGCTCCCACATAGACGACGTGGTGGACGAGCACGTGGTAAAGAGAGCAGTGATAAAGCTTTTGGCGGAAGAAGGGGGGAAGACGTTGAGAATGAGAGCTCAGGAACTGCGTAACAAGGCGAAAATGGCGGTTGAGAAAGGCGGAACTTCTCACGTAAACCTGTATGAATTTGTGCAGTACGTAAGGGAGCTGCATGACAAGTGGATAGCGGCTTGTCAATCAAATCAACTGAGAGGCATCATGAATTCAATGTCATGA